From Acidothermus cellulolyticus 11B, a single genomic window includes:
- a CDS encoding ABC transporter substrate-binding protein has translation MPRKSVVAALVVTALAVAACSSGTKSQTNTSNSATSSGAGGASSNANTAPVTLTLWHNYGTEQNATATQNLVNAYEKLHPNVTIKVVSQPADNYFSLLQAAAISKTGPDIAVMWTGLFTLQYKDFLTPLKGLVPDAALTKQQGLEWMTDNFNPNGNPYVMPLETQFYIGFYNKAAFAKAGITQVPQTWNELYAACDKLKAAGYTPLVYGNGGQSLGAEFYPWYDASYIEIGLLPVDQWRNLYDGKTPWNSPEEIAAFSKWAALHDKGCTNPDVLTKTNNIDDFVNGKAAMIIDGTWDTQKFTDAMKDNVAAFVPPFSDTPIKGVVNYPGDGFSIMSYSKHKAEAADFLAFIASPEGQAAINAAGLIPDTEGATTSNPVNQQMLDFVSKDGMTPYPMLDNVVQGEIVDAGNKILPSILAGKISPSDGLGQLQSTWAHLSPDKRSNVYQ, from the coding sequence TTGCCCAGGAAATCCGTCGTTGCCGCGCTTGTCGTGACCGCGCTCGCTGTCGCGGCATGCTCCAGCGGCACAAAGAGCCAGACCAATACCAGCAACTCCGCGACCTCGAGCGGCGCCGGCGGCGCGTCATCGAACGCGAACACCGCACCGGTCACGCTGACGCTCTGGCACAACTACGGCACGGAACAGAACGCCACAGCCACGCAGAACCTCGTCAACGCCTACGAAAAGCTTCATCCCAACGTGACGATCAAAGTGGTGAGCCAACCGGCGGACAACTACTTCTCCCTGCTGCAGGCTGCAGCGATCTCCAAGACCGGGCCTGACATCGCCGTCATGTGGACCGGCTTATTCACCCTGCAGTACAAGGATTTCCTCACGCCGCTCAAGGGACTCGTCCCCGATGCGGCGCTCACCAAGCAGCAGGGTCTTGAATGGATGACGGACAATTTCAACCCGAACGGCAATCCCTACGTCATGCCGCTCGAGACCCAGTTCTATATCGGTTTCTATAACAAGGCCGCATTCGCGAAAGCCGGCATCACCCAGGTTCCGCAGACCTGGAATGAGCTTTACGCGGCATGCGACAAGCTCAAGGCGGCCGGTTACACGCCGCTGGTGTACGGGAACGGCGGGCAGAGTCTCGGTGCGGAGTTCTACCCGTGGTACGATGCGAGCTACATCGAGATCGGCCTTCTCCCCGTCGATCAGTGGCGCAACCTCTACGACGGGAAAACGCCGTGGAATTCTCCGGAAGAAATCGCCGCCTTCAGCAAGTGGGCTGCGCTCCACGACAAGGGTTGCACCAATCCGGACGTGCTGACCAAGACGAACAACATCGATGATTTCGTCAACGGGAAGGCGGCGATGATTATCGACGGCACCTGGGACACCCAGAAGTTCACCGACGCGATGAAGGACAACGTCGCCGCGTTCGTCCCGCCGTTCTCAGACACACCGATCAAGGGTGTCGTCAACTACCCCGGGGACGGTTTCAGCATCATGAGCTACTCCAAGCACAAGGCGGAGGCGGCGGACTTCCTCGCCTTCATCGCGTCGCCGGAAGGGCAGGCGGCCATCAACGCCGCCGGTCTGATCCCCGACACCGAGGGTGCGACCACCTCGAATCCGGTGAACCAGCAGATGCTGGACTTTGTCAGCAAGGACGGGATGACCCCGTACCCGATGCTCGACAATGTCGTCCAGGGTGAGATCGTCGATGCGGGCAACAAGATTCTGCCGTCCATTCTTGCCGGCAAGATTTCGCCGTCCGACGGTCTCGGCCAACTGCAATCGACGTGGGCGCACCTGAGCCCGGACAAGAGGTCCAACGTTTACCAGTGA
- a CDS encoding carbohydrate ABC transporter permease, which translates to MASSTVTPGRLTARPPHATQRRRTGSTLGHRRAWAGAAMSLPAFILVAAVLGIPIGQAVYYSMTDWNGLTAHWIGPAAYRREFADPTFWRVLQNNALLLLAVPVALAVGLAIAYVLNQHIPGWRIFRTLIFFPTAISWVVIGMVASRFFAGEGTLNDILRSLGLGFLHTDLLSGTRTALLAVAITFIWSMVGTNMVIFLAGMATLDPALHEAARLDGAGGWTVFRRIVLPQLKRFIQFAFTITVISAFTALFSLIFVMTGGGPGYGTTTLEFFVYQTAFSKSQFGLGAMLGVVLFVIMVVVGLIQLRVLRTRD; encoded by the coding sequence ATGGCGAGCTCAACCGTCACCCCAGGACGGCTCACCGCCCGTCCGCCTCATGCCACGCAGCGCCGCCGCACCGGCTCGACGCTCGGTCACCGGCGCGCCTGGGCTGGCGCTGCGATGTCTCTCCCCGCCTTCATTCTTGTCGCCGCCGTGCTGGGCATTCCGATCGGTCAGGCGGTGTACTACTCGATGACCGACTGGAACGGGCTCACCGCCCATTGGATTGGTCCGGCGGCCTATCGCCGGGAATTCGCAGACCCGACATTCTGGCGTGTCCTGCAGAACAACGCTCTTCTGCTTCTGGCGGTGCCGGTAGCCCTGGCCGTCGGACTGGCCATTGCCTACGTACTCAATCAGCACATCCCGGGTTGGCGGATCTTCCGTACCCTGATTTTCTTTCCGACTGCGATCTCCTGGGTCGTCATCGGCATGGTGGCGTCCCGATTCTTCGCCGGCGAAGGCACTCTCAACGACATTTTGCGCAGCCTGGGCCTTGGCTTCCTGCACACCGACCTGCTCTCCGGGACCCGGACCGCGCTCCTCGCCGTCGCCATCACCTTCATCTGGTCGATGGTCGGCACGAATATGGTGATTTTCCTCGCCGGCATGGCAACTCTCGATCCTGCACTCCACGAGGCGGCCCGCCTCGACGGTGCCGGTGGTTGGACGGTGTTCCGGCGGATCGTCCTGCCTCAACTCAAGCGGTTCATCCAATTCGCGTTCACCATTACCGTGATCAGCGCTTTCACCGCGCTTTTCAGCCTCATCTTCGTGATGACCGGAGGTGGCCCGGGGTACGGTACGACAACGCTGGAATTCTTCGTCTACCAGACCGCCTTCTCCAAGAGCCAATTCGGTTTGGGTGCGATGCTCGGTGTCGTGCTCTTCGTCATCATGGTCGTCGTCGGGCTCATCCAACTGCGTGTCCTGCGAACGCGGGACTAA